One Panicum virgatum strain AP13 chromosome 3N, P.virgatum_v5, whole genome shotgun sequence DNA segment encodes these proteins:
- the LOC120667676 gene encoding probable WRKY transcription factor 70: MATADRASAACGVMAEAREATARLLALLQATGADPGKRELAEQIICCIDRARAAVRGAGDGTGKTTGHGFGLGARPPAGSKRRRARRGCGEEARARVVASSAMDDGYAWRKYGEKSIQDHKNPRFYFRCTYRDELGCGARKQVDRIEDDPSLFHITYFGEHTPACPRDDAATAELDGDGRRLVVQACLDSFRPCLPPEGQDPKQMPASMVEFTAGYCWPPTDQMANLVSSDVCFGTPGELESLDAISMEELMDLLWP, translated from the exons ATGGCGACGGCTGATCGTGCTTCCGCAGCGTGCGGCGTCATGGCCGAGGCGCGGGAGGCGACCGCCCGTCTGCTGGCCCTCCTCCAGGCCACGGGCGCGGATCCTGGCAAGCGAGAGCTCGCCGAGCAGATCATCTGCTGCATCGACCGCGCTCGGGCCGCggtgcgcggcgccggcgatggcACGGGCAAGACGACGGGGCATGGGTTCGGATTGGGAGCTCGGCCTCCAGCCGGATCCAAGAGAAGAAG aGCGAGGAGGGGATGCGGAGAAGAAGCGCGAGCAAGGGTCGTAGCAAGCTCCGCAATGGACGACGGCTACGCGTGGAGGAAGTACGGGGAGAAGAGCATCCAGGACCACAAGAATCCGAGGTTCTATTTCCGCTGCACCTACAGGGATGAGCTCGGCTGCGGCGCCAGGAAGCAGGTCGACCGGATAGAGGACGACCCGTCCCTGTTCCACATCACCTACTTCGGCGAGCACACGCCGGCGTGCCCCAGGGACGACGCGGCTACGGCCGAGCTGGACGgggacggccgccgcctcgtggTGCAGGCTTGCCTGGACAGCTTCAGGCCGTGCTTGCCGCCGGAGGGCCAGGATCCTAAGCAGATGCCAGCGAGCATGGTCGAGTTCACGGCGGGGTACTGCTGGCCACCGACGGATCAGATGGCGAACTTGGTTTCTTCGGATGTTTGCTTTGGAACCCCAGGAGAGCTGGAATCTTTGGATGCCATCAGCATGGAGGAACTCATGGATTTATTGTGGCCATGA